A part of Pieris napi chromosome 9, ilPieNapi1.2, whole genome shotgun sequence genomic DNA contains:
- the LOC125052496 gene encoding beclin-1-like protein, protein MSDSKSYVSFSCQRCLQPLKLDESLNNLGEHTIADLTLQIRRNNEADLDLQSSSLEHYVPPFRMLDSGNGANGFMVISDGWETTSLGHQLHVKATLFDLLSNNSDVDHPLCDECTDTLLELMDNQLKITEAEWKDYNDYLKKLEDDKEDLNLEGLEKELQDWKQEEERLLQELSALQKEEKAMKDEIEVQEKEKERLEVEQDIYWKEYTRYRKDLMTTEDQMKFYECQLAYTQTQLEKLKKTNIFKATFHISDSGQFGIINNFRLGRLPTAPVDWSEINAAWGQTVLLLSSLARKINFCFQRYRLVPYGNHSYIEVLEDQKVLPLYGSGGFRLLWDTKFDAAMVAFLDCLQQFKEQVEKGNTGFCLPYRIDKGKIEDTASPPHAYSIKIQFNSEEHWTKALKYMLTNLKWALTWISSQFSEDKIEA, encoded by the coding sequence ATGAGTGATTCTAAGTCGTACGTAAGTTTTTCGTGTCAGCGATGTTTACAGCCACTTAAGCTAGATGAATCTTTAAACAATCTCGGAGAACACACTATTGCTGATCTGACGCTACAGATCCGTCGTAATAATGAGGCAGATCTTGATTTGCAATCTTCTAGTCTGGAACACTATGTCCCACCGTTTCGTATGCTTGATTCTGGAAATGGGGCAAATGGGTTTATGGTCATATCAGATGGCTGGGAAACCACGTCTTTAGGTCATCAGTTACATGTAAAGGCCACACTCTTTGATCTACTGTCAAATAATTCTGATGTAGACCACCCTTTATGTGATGAATGTACTGATACACTCTTAGAGTTAATGGACAATCAGCTAAAAATAACAGAGGCGGAATGGAAAGACtataatgattatttaaaaaagctagAAGATGACAAAGAAGACTTGAATTTAGAAGGACTTGAAAAAGAGTTGCAAGATTGGAAACAAGAAGAAGAAAGGCTTTTACAGGAATTATCTGCATTACAAAAGGAAGAAAAGGCTATGAAAGATGAAATCGAGGTACAAGAGAAGGAAAAAGAGCGCTTAGAAGTAgaacaagatatttattggaAAGAGTACACAAGATACCGTAAAGATTTAATGACAACAGAGGATcaaatgaaattttatgagTGTCAACTAGCATACACCCAAACACAGCTtgaaaaactaaagaaaacaaacatatttaaGGCAACCTTTCATATATCGGATTCAGGACAATttggaataataaataattttaggcTAGGTCGATTACCAACCGCGCCAGTTGACTGGTCAGAAATCAATGCAGCATGGGGACAAACTGTGTTACTTTTATCGTCATTGgcaagaaaaataaacttttgcTTTCAACGCTACAGATTAGTACCATATGGAAACCATTCATACATTGAAGTTTTGGAGGATCAGAAGGTATTACCTTTGTATGGTTCTGGCGGCTTCCGGCTTTTGTGGGACACGAAATTTGATGCTGCAATGGTGGCCTTTTTGGATTGTCTCCAGCAGTTTAAAGAGCAAGTGGAAAAGGGTAATACAGGGTTTTGCTTGCCCTACAGAATAGATAAAGGAAAAATAGAAGACACTGCATCGCCACCACATgcttattcaattaaaatccAGTTTAATTCTGAGGAGCATTGGACCAAAGCACTCAAATACATGTTAACTAATTTGAAGTGGGCACTGACTTGGATATCATCTCAGTTCAGTGAGGACAAAATAGAGGCTTAA
- the LOC125052775 gene encoding uncharacterized protein LOC125052775, which yields MKSTSMDCSDRLSPASDMTSESETSLPPFPYENQNTNFYQPDIQEKQYFSCKEKSPTERSKDVYLQESNKNFDYLTPPRSKKYLNFELKLPPINDNFFQIETEERMRSYFNETQKCVQNENNLTGIEIEINNQHFENVPSDGRLSYFESGAMRRVNFNPEQVQCMCEALQQKGDIEKLAAFLWSLPESQLVCGNETVLRARALVAYHRGVYQELYAILETHTFPPKHHSMLQTLWYKAHYKEAEKVRGRALGAVDKYRLRKKYPLPKTIWDGEETVYCFKEKSRNALKDCYYRNRYPTPDEKRALAQKTGLTLTQVSNWFKNRRQRDRTPQQPNRPEILVPAQQGGWAQSFLPNAYYHKIQDTTHYLHGNTP from the exons ATGAAATCAACAAGTATGGATTGCTCAGACCGACTTAGTCCAGCCAGTGACATGACAAGCGAGTCAGAAACGTCACTTCCGCCATTCCCATATGAGAACCAAAATACCAACTTCTATCAACCGGATATACaggaaaaacaatatttctccTGCAAAGAGAAGTCACCCACCGAGAGAAGCAAAGACGTGTACCTACAAGAGagtaacaagaattttgattATCTAACCCCGCCGCgaagcaaaaaatatttgaatttcgaactgAAATTGCCGCCAATAAATGACAACTTCTTTCAAATTGAAACCGAGGAACGAATGCGTTCATATTTCAACGAAACGCAGAAATGCGTtcaaaacgaaaataatttgaCTGGAATAGAAATTGAGATAAATAATCAACATTTTGAAAACGTACCAAGTGATGGGAGATTGTCTTATTTCGAGAGTGGTGCAATGAGGCGAGTAAATTTCAATCCCGAGCAAGTGCAATGTATGTGTGAGGCGCTACAGCAAAAAGGCGATATAGAAAAATTAGCGGCATTTTTATGGAGTTTGCCCGAAAGTCAACTTGTCTGCGGAAATGAGACTGTTTTGCG ggCTCGCGCTTTGGTAGCATACCATAGAGGCGTATATCAAGAGTTGTACGCCATCTTGGAAACACACACATTCCCGCCAAAACATCATTCAATGCTACAGACTCTGTGGTACAAGGCCCATTATAAAGAGGCAGAAAAGGTTCGCGGGCGGGCTTTAG gtGCCGTAGACAAATATAGATTAAGAAAAAAGTATCCGCTACCAAAGACAATATGGGATGGAGAGGAGACCGTCTATTGTTTCAAAGAGAAAAGTAGAAACGCTTTGAAAGATtgttattatagaaatag ATATCCCACACCCGACGAGAAACGCGCTCTAGCACAAAAGACGGGTCTGACATTGACACAAGtgtcgaattggttcaaaaACCGCCGGCAAAGAGATAGAACTCCACAGCAACCGAATAGACC AGAAATTTTGGTGCCAGCACAGCAAGGTGGTTGGGCGCAGTCATTCCTACCTAACGCCTATTACCATAAAATACAGGATACAACACATTATTTACACGGGAATACGCCATag